The window AACGTGGGGCCGAACGTGTACACGTTCGTGAACGCCAGCGCGTAGATCTCGCCCTCGAGCTGGCCCGACACCGTGAGGTGCGCGGGCTTGCCGAAGAAGTCCTTCTTCCAGTCGATCTCGTTCTTATCGGTGCGCGGCAGCGGCTTGTTGAGATCGAACGCGCTCACGCTGAACATCGCGCCGGCGCCCTCGGCGTCGCTGGCCGTAATGATCGGCGTGTGGATGTACATGAAGCCGCGTTCTTGGAAGAACTTGTGAATTGCGTACGAGAGCGCGTTCCGCACGCGCGTCACGGCGCCCATGATGTTCGAGCGCGGCCGCAGGTGAGCAATCTCGCGCAGGAACTCGAGCGTGTGCCCCTTCTTCTGAAGCGGGTAGGTCGTCGGGTCCGCCGGGCCGTAGACGTTGAGCGCCTTCGCACGGAGCTCCACCGGCTGGCCAGCCGCCGGCGACGCCACCAGCTCGCCGCTCACCCGCACGCACGCGCCCGTGGTCACCTGCGACATCACGTTCTCGGGCACGAGCCCCGCGTCGAGCACGATCTGCAAATCGGTCGCGCTCGAGCCGTCGTTGATCTGCAAGAAGGTGACGCCCTTCGAGTCGCGGCGGGTCTTCACCCAGCCGTTCGCCTCGATGGCGCTGCCCACGGCAGCCTTGAAGATGTCCTTGATGTAGTGGCCGGGTTCAATCATTGGCGTGTCCCTACTTGTCGAGCTTCTTCATGAAGTCCTGGCCCAGCTCGCGCGCGCGCTGGGTCGCCGCTTCCACGGCATTGATCAACGTCGTCCGCATGCCGCCGGCCTCGAGCGTGTGCAAGCCCGCGATGGCCGTACCGCCCGGCGAGGTCACCTGATCCTTGAGCTGACCCGGATGGATGCCGGTCTCAATCAACAGCCGCGCGCTTCCGGCCACGGTCTGCGCTGCGAGCGCCTGCGCGGTGCGCCGCGGCAGGCCGACCTTCACGCCTGCATCCGCGAGCGCCTCAATGATTAGAAAAATATAAGCCGGGCCACTTCCAGAAAGCCCGGTCACCGCGTCGAGCAGATACTCCTCGGTCACGACGGTCATGCCCACCGCGTCGAAGATGGCTTTGGCCGTCTCGAGGTCGGCAGGCGTGGCGTGCTTGCCGCCGGCAATGGCGGCCGCGCCCTGGCCCACGAGCGCGGGCGTATTCGGCATGCTGCGCACGATGCGCGCGCCGGTGCCGAGCTTGCGCTCCATGGCCGCGATGGGTACGCCCGCGGCCACGCTGATCACCAGCTGATTGGCGCCGATCCCCGACGACACCTCGTCGAG of the Deltaproteobacteria bacterium genome contains:
- the proC gene encoding pyrroline-5-carboxylate reductase; the encoded protein is MALRKKLAFLGGGNMAEALVRGLLRAKTSEPGEITVTGKRGERLEELAKQYGVATTRDNLAAAKGAEVVVLSVKPQAMADLLDEVSSGIGANQLVISVAAGVPIAAMERKLGTGARIVRSMPNTPALVGQGAAAIAGGKHATPADLETAKAIFDAVGMTVVTEEYLLDAVTGLSGSGPAYIFLIIEALADAGVKVGLPRRTAQALAAQTVAGSARLLIETGIHPGQLKDQVTSPGGTAIAGLHTLEAGGMRTTLINAVEAATQRARELGQDFMKKLDK